A single region of the Methylocystis echinoides genome encodes:
- a CDS encoding alpha-ketoglutarate-dependent dioxygenase AlkB: protein MSEIARGAFHHPGYLDAAAQAALARDIAGVISDAPLFVSRMPKSGLPMSVRMTNCGPLGWMSDREGGYRYEAAHPETGAPWPPMPRMLLDIWAELTGYPKPPEACLINVYSDTAKMGLHQDRDEADFDAPILSLSLGADCRFRLGGPKRADKTIAVTLSAGDALVLAGPARRCFHGVDRILPSLLTPLPGPLAGLGARVNLTMRRVT, encoded by the coding sequence ATGTCGGAAATCGCGCGGGGCGCCTTTCACCATCCCGGTTATCTCGACGCCGCCGCGCAGGCGGCGCTGGCGCGCGACATCGCCGGCGTGATCTCCGACGCCCCGCTCTTCGTCTCGCGTATGCCGAAGTCGGGGCTGCCCATGTCGGTGCGCATGACCAATTGCGGCCCGCTCGGCTGGATGAGCGACAGGGAAGGCGGCTACCGCTATGAGGCCGCCCATCCCGAAACCGGCGCGCCCTGGCCGCCCATGCCGCGGATGCTGCTCGACATCTGGGCCGAACTGACCGGCTATCCGAAGCCGCCCGAAGCCTGTCTGATCAACGTCTATTCCGACACGGCGAAGATGGGCCTGCATCAGGATCGCGACGAAGCCGATTTCGACGCGCCGATTCTCTCCCTGTCGCTCGGCGCCGACTGCCGCTTCCGGCTTGGCGGGCCGAAGCGTGCGGACAAGACCATCGCCGTCACGCTGTCGGCCGGCGACGCGCTTGTGCTCGCGGGTCCGGCGCGGCGCTGTTTCCACGGCGTCGACCGTATCCTGCCGTCGCTCCTGACGCCCTTGCCCGGCCCGCTGGCGGGACTGGGCGCGCGGGTCAATCTCACGATGCGGCGGGTGACGTGA
- a CDS encoding cytochrome c-554: MKTISLLTFAASVAFAASAGQAFAAGDAAAGEKVFAKCKACHQVGEGAKNAVAPELNGLSGRKAGSVEGYNYSEPMKASGITWDEASFKEFIKNPKAKVPGTKMIFQGLASEGDQDNVWAYLSQFKADGKK, from the coding sequence ATGAAGACGATTTCCCTGCTGACGTTCGCTGCGAGCGTCGCTTTCGCCGCTTCCGCCGGCCAGGCCTTCGCCGCTGGCGACGCCGCCGCGGGCGAAAAGGTCTTCGCCAAGTGCAAAGCCTGCCATCAGGTCGGCGAAGGCGCCAAGAACGCCGTCGCGCCGGAGCTCAACGGCCTGAGCGGCCGCAAGGCTGGCTCGGTCGAGGGCTACAACTACTCCGAGCCGATGAAGGCTTCGGGCATCACCTGGGACGAGGCCTCCTTCAAGGAGTTCATCAAGAACCCGAAGGCCAAGGTCCCGGGCACCAAGATGATCTTCCAGGGCCTCGCTTCGGAAGGCGATCAGGACAACGTCTGGGCGTATCTCTCCCAGTTCAAGGCCGACGGCAAGAAGTAA
- a CDS encoding TonB-dependent receptor: MSARASSQPLKRNLVSLCALTAALGCADAVAQTSLPTLHVGGVQRAARGPAPRAAGPVRATPVVAAAPQPGGDGAGTGAPGPAPFIPAGSQVGRGPTDVHGYFAGGTSSATKTNTKILDIPQSITILTKQQLEDRNSLTLNQALTYVPGVTVAQGEGQRDQITIRGQPTTADFYTDGVRDDAEYYRDLYNIQAVEVLKGPSALIFGRGGGGGVVNRVTKKADGVTRRDMQVSTGSFGRKRVSVDVGQEINDQLAFRINGLFEQSYSYRDFFNMRRFGINPTFTWKPLEKTFVTLSYEHYQDHRMMDRGIPSLNANLDPNVLRMQGLGFGYLYPGYPAPVGRSTFFGNPAVNYAKTDVDRAALMIDHTTDFGVNIKNQTVFANYEKFYQNTFANSAIGLVPGSCVGTIVPCDQLSGYNNQTPRQNIFNQTDLTYTLVMTPEIKHVLLAGMEFGNQKSDTNRNNARWLDPINGSANINTFIGMPTVWWPVVFNNSNAPNGFRRHTDLDLAAGYVQDQISITKYVDLIAGVRFDSYNLKYTNNFAGTNPTVDNYRGQTIYSVANKWSPRVGLVVKPFEQLSLYGSYSRSFLPPAGDQFNTLTVGTATLQPQGFENAEAGFKAEITPTLLFTGALYNLNRTNQSVTNNAFFNVLVNTRTVGGELAMVGYVTKEWEVSLGYGNQHAYVVSSDRNVALVGAGSGLYFTEVGKNVPSVPQNTFSFWNKYDVSSVIGLAPGVLGVGSGVIYNSKFYAALDNAVVIPGYARWDGAVYLKLTDNISGQVNVENILGSFYYASAHNNNNIMPGAPRSAYVTLNAKF, encoded by the coding sequence ATGTCCGCCCGCGCGTCTTCCCAGCCCTTGAAGAGAAATCTCGTCAGCCTGTGCGCGCTTACGGCCGCCCTTGGTTGCGCCGACGCAGTTGCGCAGACGAGCCTGCCGACGCTCCACGTCGGCGGCGTCCAGCGCGCCGCGCGCGGGCCGGCGCCGCGCGCCGCTGGCCCGGTGCGGGCGACGCCGGTCGTCGCCGCCGCGCCGCAGCCGGGCGGCGACGGGGCAGGGACGGGCGCGCCGGGTCCGGCGCCCTTCATTCCGGCCGGGTCGCAGGTGGGACGCGGGCCGACCGACGTGCATGGCTATTTCGCGGGCGGCACCTCGTCGGCGACCAAGACCAACACCAAGATCCTCGACATTCCCCAGTCGATCACCATTCTGACGAAGCAGCAGCTCGAGGATCGCAACAGCCTCACGCTCAATCAGGCGCTGACCTATGTGCCGGGCGTGACGGTGGCGCAGGGCGAGGGCCAGCGCGACCAGATCACCATTCGCGGCCAGCCGACGACGGCCGACTTCTACACGGACGGCGTGCGCGACGACGCCGAATACTACCGCGATCTCTACAACATTCAGGCGGTCGAGGTGCTCAAGGGGCCGAGCGCGCTGATCTTCGGGCGCGGCGGCGGCGGCGGCGTGGTCAATCGCGTGACCAAGAAGGCCGACGGCGTGACGCGCCGCGACATGCAGGTCAGCACCGGCAGCTTCGGCCGCAAGCGCGTGAGCGTCGATGTCGGACAGGAGATCAACGACCAGCTCGCCTTCCGCATCAACGGCCTGTTCGAGCAGTCCTACAGCTACCGCGACTTCTTCAACATGCGGCGTTTCGGCATCAATCCGACCTTCACCTGGAAGCCGCTGGAGAAGACCTTCGTCACGCTCAGCTACGAGCACTATCAAGACCATCGCATGATGGATCGCGGCATCCCGTCGCTGAATGCGAACCTCGATCCCAACGTGCTCCGCATGCAGGGGCTCGGCTTCGGCTATCTCTATCCGGGCTATCCCGCGCCTGTCGGGCGCTCGACCTTCTTCGGCAATCCGGCGGTCAATTACGCCAAGACCGACGTCGATCGCGCCGCGCTGATGATCGACCACACGACCGACTTCGGCGTGAACATCAAGAACCAGACGGTCTTCGCCAATTACGAGAAGTTCTACCAGAACACCTTCGCCAACAGCGCGATCGGCCTCGTGCCGGGAAGCTGCGTCGGGACGATCGTTCCCTGCGACCAGCTCTCGGGCTACAACAACCAGACGCCGCGCCAGAACATCTTCAACCAGACCGACCTGACCTACACGCTGGTGATGACGCCGGAGATCAAGCATGTGCTGCTTGCCGGCATGGAGTTCGGCAACCAGAAGTCGGACACCAACCGCAACAATGCGCGCTGGCTCGATCCGATCAACGGCTCGGCGAACATCAACACCTTTATCGGCATGCCGACCGTCTGGTGGCCGGTCGTCTTCAACAATTCAAATGCGCCAAACGGCTTCCGCCGCCACACCGATCTCGATCTCGCGGCCGGCTATGTGCAGGATCAGATCAGCATCACGAAATACGTCGATCTGATCGCGGGCGTCCGCTTCGACAGCTACAATCTGAAATATACGAACAATTTCGCCGGCACGAATCCGACGGTCGACAACTACCGGGGCCAGACGATCTACAGCGTCGCCAACAAATGGTCGCCGCGCGTCGGCCTCGTGGTCAAACCCTTTGAGCAGCTCTCGCTCTACGGCTCCTATTCGCGCTCCTTCCTGCCGCCCGCCGGCGATCAGTTCAACACGCTGACCGTTGGCACGGCGACCTTGCAGCCGCAGGGCTTCGAGAATGCGGAAGCGGGCTTCAAGGCCGAAATCACGCCGACGCTGCTCTTCACCGGCGCGCTCTATAATCTCAACCGCACCAACCAGTCCGTCACCAACAACGCCTTCTTCAACGTGCTGGTGAATACGCGCACGGTCGGCGGCGAACTGGCGATGGTCGGCTATGTCACCAAGGAGTGGGAAGTCTCGCTGGGCTACGGCAATCAGCACGCCTATGTCGTGAGTTCCGACCGCAATGTGGCGCTGGTCGGCGCCGGCAGCGGGCTCTACTTCACCGAAGTCGGCAAGAATGTGCCCTCCGTGCCGCAGAACACCTTTTCGTTCTGGAACAAATACGACGTGTCGTCGGTCATCGGCCTCGCGCCGGGCGTGCTGGGGGTGGGCAGCGGTGTGATCTACAACAGCAAATTCTATGCGGCGCTCGACAATGCGGTCGTCATTCCGGGCTACGCCCGCTGGGACGGCGCGGTTTATCTCAAACTGACAGACAACATCTCGGGTCAGGTCAATGTCGAGAACATTCTGGGCTCCTTCTATTACGCCTCGGCCCATAACAACAACAACATCATGCCCGGCGCGCCGCGCTCGGCCTATGTGACGCTGAACGCGAAGTTCTGA
- the cysG gene encoding siroheme synthase CysG, producing the protein MTRKPDEVSFDIMQPLETLPVFYPLAGKRVVVIGDGEGAAWKVDLAAATGAQVDVFARDACDKLRELAANRANVTLHARAAVAADFAGATLAFGATFDDAEAEAARKAADAAGVALNLADRPAMSDFIMGAIVNRSPLVIGVSTGGASPVFAQAVRGRIESLAPSSFAAWAKAAQDWRPQILSSGLDFLARRDFWRRFTRLAFRDIARAPTPVDRDALLAAARAASEETQRGRVTLVGAGPGDPELLTLKGMRALAEADVVLFDDLVPASILDFARREASRINVGKRGYAPSVRQEEITALLVDLARAGKNVVRLKGGDPLIFGRANEEIAALREAGFDIEIVPGVTAACAGAAALGASLTSRATARRVQFITAHTKDGEFPEDFDWGALADRRATTAVYMGNRTLPALSRRLLEEGMEHDTPAFLIERASTPDERIIRGTIADLPQKVAGETLSGPVMVLIGWALIENGAG; encoded by the coding sequence GTGACGCGTAAACCCGACGAAGTCTCCTTTGACATCATGCAGCCGCTCGAAACGCTGCCGGTGTTCTATCCGCTGGCCGGCAAGCGCGTGGTCGTGATCGGCGACGGGGAGGGGGCGGCCTGGAAGGTCGACCTCGCCGCCGCCACCGGGGCGCAGGTCGACGTCTTCGCCCGCGACGCCTGCGACAAGCTGCGGGAGCTCGCGGCGAACCGGGCCAATGTCACGCTTCACGCGCGGGCCGCGGTCGCCGCCGACTTCGCGGGCGCGACCCTCGCCTTCGGCGCCACTTTCGACGACGCCGAGGCGGAGGCCGCCCGCAAGGCGGCCGATGCGGCGGGAGTCGCGCTCAACCTCGCCGACAGGCCGGCGATGAGCGATTTCATCATGGGCGCCATCGTCAATCGCTCGCCGCTGGTCATCGGCGTCTCGACGGGCGGCGCCTCGCCGGTCTTCGCGCAGGCGGTGCGGGGGCGGATCGAGTCGCTGGCGCCGTCGAGCTTCGCCGCCTGGGCGAAGGCGGCGCAGGACTGGCGCCCGCAGATCCTCTCATCGGGACTGGATTTTCTAGCGCGGCGCGATTTCTGGCGCCGTTTCACGCGGCTGGCCTTTCGCGATATCGCCCGCGCGCCCACGCCGGTCGACCGCGACGCTTTGCTGGCTGCGGCGCGGGCGGCGAGCGAGGAGACCCAGCGCGGCCGCGTGACGCTTGTCGGGGCAGGGCCGGGCGATCCCGAACTGCTCACGCTCAAGGGCATGCGCGCGCTGGCCGAGGCCGATGTGGTGCTGTTCGACGATCTCGTGCCGGCGAGCATTCTCGATTTCGCCCGACGCGAGGCCTCGCGCATCAATGTCGGCAAGCGCGGCTATGCGCCGTCCGTGCGGCAGGAGGAAATCACCGCGCTGCTCGTCGATCTGGCGCGGGCGGGCAAGAATGTCGTGCGGCTGAAGGGCGGCGACCCGCTCATATTCGGCCGCGCCAATGAGGAAATCGCCGCCTTGCGGGAGGCCGGTTTCGACATCGAGATCGTGCCCGGCGTCACCGCCGCCTGCGCCGGCGCCGCCGCGCTCGGGGCGTCGCTGACGAGCCGCGCGACGGCGCGGCGCGTGCAGTTCATCACCGCCCATACAAAAGACGGCGAATTTCCCGAGGATTTCGACTGGGGCGCGCTCGCCGACCGGCGCGCGACGACCGCCGTCTACATGGGCAACCGCACGCTGCCGGCGCTGTCGCGGCGCCTGCTGGAGGAAGGCATGGAACATGACACGCCCGCCTTCCTCATCGAGCGCGCCTCCACGCCCGACGAGCGCATCATCCGCGGCACAATCGCCGACCTTCCGCAGAAGGTTGCGGGCGAGACGCTCTCCGGCCCCGTCATGGTGCTGATCGGCTGGGCGCTGATCGAGAACGGGGCAGGGTAG
- the mazG gene encoding nucleoside triphosphate pyrophosphohydrolase produces the protein MSGDIARLIEIMAALRTPQTGCPWDLEQDFRSIAPYTVEEAYEVADAIERGDLDELRDELGDLLLQVVFHARMAQEQGVFAFPDVVAAICDKLIRRHPHVFGDRTDLSAEGVTAQWDEIKAAERAAKGTPAPASLLDGVPLALPALTRAVKLQQKASKVGFDWNNAAHVMGKIREETEEIAAELDASAVDPKALEEEIGDLLFVVANLARHANVDPEQALRGANAKFQRRFHHIERRLGEMGTTPEAASLDEMEELWVEAKRQEKTGV, from the coding sequence ATGTCCGGCGACATTGCGCGTCTCATCGAGATCATGGCGGCGCTGCGCACGCCGCAGACCGGCTGCCCCTGGGATCTCGAGCAGGATTTCCGATCCATCGCGCCCTATACGGTCGAGGAGGCCTATGAGGTGGCGGACGCCATCGAGCGCGGCGATCTGGACGAGTTGCGCGACGAATTGGGCGATCTGCTGCTTCAGGTGGTTTTTCATGCGCGCATGGCGCAGGAGCAGGGGGTTTTCGCCTTCCCCGACGTCGTCGCCGCGATCTGCGACAAGCTGATCCGCCGTCATCCGCATGTCTTTGGCGACCGGACCGACTTGAGCGCCGAGGGCGTGACCGCGCAATGGGACGAGATCAAAGCCGCGGAGCGCGCCGCCAAGGGAACCCCTGCCCCGGCAAGCCTCCTCGATGGTGTTCCTCTCGCCCTGCCCGCGCTGACCCGCGCCGTCAAATTACAGCAAAAGGCGTCGAAGGTCGGCTTCGACTGGAACAACGCCGCCCATGTCATGGGCAAGATCCGCGAGGAAACCGAGGAGATCGCGGCCGAACTCGACGCGTCGGCTGTCGATCCGAAAGCGCTCGAAGAGGAAATCGGCGATCTGCTCTTCGTCGTGGCCAATCTCGCGCGTCATGCGAATGTCGATCCCGAACAGGCGCTGCGCGGCGCGAATGCGAAATTCCAGCGTCGTTTCCACCACATCGAACGGCGCCTCGGCGAAATGGGAACGACCCCGGAAGCCGCCTCGCTGGATGAGATGGAAGAGCTTTGGGTCGAAGCCAAGCGGCAGGAGAAGACGGGCGTCTAA
- a CDS encoding cold-shock protein produces MSKGRDFRGPRKRGFDDDGPFGYDAPRPSRAPRSSFGGGGFPDMAPPMSSNEPAVDAVVKWFKSDKGFGFVELANGTGDAFLHIGAVQAAGYEALPPGAKLSVQVTSSVKGQQVARILDVDLAGAAERAPPPRSGGGGGGGFDSPRPRRQAPDPSSAVPVSGKVKWFDETKGFGFVQSNDGGKDVFVHISILGPSGVNRLLEGQPVTMQVVDTAKGREALSITLD; encoded by the coding sequence ATGAGCAAAGGTAGAGACTTCCGGGGACCTCGCAAGCGCGGGTTCGATGACGATGGTCCGTTCGGCTACGACGCCCCGCGGCCGAGCCGTGCGCCGAGATCTTCTTTCGGCGGTGGCGGCTTCCCGGATATGGCGCCCCCCATGTCGAGCAACGAGCCGGCGGTCGACGCCGTCGTGAAATGGTTCAAGTCCGACAAGGGCTTCGGCTTTGTCGAACTCGCCAATGGGACAGGCGACGCCTTTCTTCACATCGGCGCTGTGCAGGCTGCGGGCTATGAGGCCCTGCCGCCCGGCGCGAAGCTCTCGGTGCAGGTGACGAGCTCCGTGAAGGGCCAGCAGGTCGCGCGCATTCTGGACGTCGATCTCGCCGGCGCTGCGGAGCGTGCGCCTCCCCCGCGCAGCGGCGGCGGTGGCGGCGGCGGCTTCGACAGCCCGCGTCCGCGTCGTCAAGCTCCCGATCCGTCGAGCGCCGTGCCGGTCTCCGGCAAGGTCAAGTGGTTCGACGAGACCAAGGGCTTCGGCTTCGTTCAGTCGAACGACGGCGGCAAGGACGTCTTCGTCCATATCTCGATCCTTGGCCCGTCGGGCGTGAACCGCCTGCTGGAAGGCCAGCCGGTCACCATGCAGGTGGTCGACACCGCCAAGGGTCGCGAAGCCCTGTCCATTACGCTGGACTGA
- a CDS encoding MBL fold metallo-hydrolase has translation MTLAVTILGCSSSGGVPRVGQGWGKCNPDNPRNRRRRCSILVTRGHWQDGTQVLVDTGPDLREQLVAAEVIRLDAVLYTHPHADHTHGIDDVRGLVIRNGRRIPAWMDEATSRDVTHKFGYIFETPPGSFYPPLMTEHRLHLGRPVTIDGPGGSIDATPFRLDHGDMDALGFRFGNIAYTPDLHAIPPESARFLEGLDLWVIDALRWQRHGTHLSVEQALALIDQYRPRRAILTDLHVDLDYEALAAVLPANVEPAYDGLRVEV, from the coding sequence GTGACGCTCGCCGTCACCATCCTCGGCTGTTCGTCTTCCGGCGGCGTGCCGCGGGTCGGGCAGGGCTGGGGGAAATGCAATCCGGACAACCCCAGGAACCGCCGCCGCCGCTGCTCGATCCTCGTCACGCGCGGCCATTGGCAGGACGGGACGCAGGTGCTGGTCGACACCGGGCCCGATCTGCGCGAGCAGCTCGTCGCCGCTGAGGTCATCCGGCTCGACGCCGTGCTCTACACCCATCCGCACGCCGATCACACTCACGGGATCGACGACGTGCGCGGCCTCGTCATCCGCAATGGGCGACGCATTCCGGCCTGGATGGACGAGGCGACGTCGCGCGACGTCACGCACAAATTCGGCTACATCTTCGAGACGCCGCCCGGGAGTTTCTATCCGCCGCTGATGACCGAGCACCGGCTGCATCTGGGCCGGCCCGTGACCATCGACGGCCCGGGAGGGTCCATCGACGCCACGCCGTTCCGTCTCGATCATGGCGACATGGACGCGCTGGGCTTCCGCTTCGGCAATATCGCCTACACGCCCGACCTCCACGCCATTCCGCCCGAAAGCGCGCGCTTTCTGGAGGGGCTCGATCTGTGGGTCATCGACGCGCTGCGCTGGCAACGGCACGGCACGCATCTGTCGGTCGAACAGGCGCTGGCGCTCATCGACCAATACCGGCCGCGCCGCGCCATCCTGACCGACCTCCACGTCGATCTCGACTACGAGGCGCTCGCCGCCGTGCTGCCGGCCAATGTCGAGCCGGCCTATGACGGGCTCCGGGTCGAAGTCTAG
- a CDS encoding TatD family hydrolase has protein sequence MLIDTHCHLDFPDFAPEQAEIVARAKARGVGRMITISTHLSRFDRVKAVAEAYPEVFCTVGTHPHHSHEEEEPTVEALVALSRHPKCVGLGEAGLDYHYDHAPHEVAQRVFRTHIAAARATGLPLVIHTRDADADCAAILTEEMGKGAFPALLHCFTSSRELAETAVGLGLYISFSGVVTFKNSADLRETAKAVPLERMLVETDAPFLAPVPHRGKRNEPAFVADTARLLAEIKGVSEDELARVTTANALRLFSKMPPLEAAA, from the coding sequence ATGCTCATCGACACCCACTGCCACCTCGACTTCCCCGATTTCGCGCCCGAACAGGCGGAGATCGTCGCGCGCGCGAAGGCGCGGGGCGTGGGGCGGATGATCACCATCTCCACGCATCTGTCACGGTTCGACCGCGTGAAGGCGGTGGCGGAGGCCTATCCGGAAGTGTTCTGCACGGTCGGCACCCATCCCCATCACTCGCATGAGGAAGAAGAGCCGACGGTCGAGGCGCTCGTCGCCCTGTCGCGGCATCCCAAATGCGTCGGGCTGGGCGAGGCGGGGCTCGACTATCATTACGACCATGCGCCGCATGAGGTGGCGCAGCGGGTGTTTCGCACCCATATCGCCGCCGCGCGCGCGACCGGCCTGCCACTTGTCATCCACACCCGCGACGCCGACGCCGATTGCGCCGCCATTCTGACCGAGGAAATGGGGAAGGGGGCTTTTCCCGCCCTGCTCCACTGCTTCACCTCCAGCCGCGAGCTGGCCGAGACCGCGGTCGGTCTGGGCCTCTACATCTCCTTCTCGGGCGTGGTGACGTTCAAGAACTCGGCCGATTTGCGCGAGACGGCGAAGGCCGTGCCGCTGGAGCGCATGCTCGTCGAGACCGACGCGCCCTTCCTCGCGCCCGTGCCGCATCGGGGCAAGCGCAACGAGCCGGCCTTCGTCGCCGACACGGCGCGGCTGCTGGCCGAGATCAAGGGCGTCTCCGAAGATGAGCTGGCGCGGGTGACGACCGCGAACGCCTTGCGGCTCTTCTCCAAAATGCCGCCGCTCGAGGCCGCCGCGTGA